The following DNA comes from Pseudomonas sp. Tri1.
TGGTGTTCCTGGTGGCGCTGTTGGTGACGTTGATCCCTACCACCATCGGCGGGCTGTTGTCGGCCATCGGCATCGCCGGGATGGATCGGCTGGTGCGCTTGAACGTGATCGCCAAGTCCGGCCGCGCGGTGGAGGCGGCGGGGGACGTGCATGTGTTGATGCTGGACAAGACCGGCACCATCACCTTCGGCAATCGTCGCTGTGCAGCGGTCTATACCGCTCCAGGGGTTAGCACCAAAGAGCTGGCCGAAGGCGCACTGTTCGCTTCATTGGCCGATGACACGGCTGAGGGCAAGTCCATCGTCGAGTACCTGCGAGGCTTGCATGCGCAACCCGAACCAGGCCTAGAGGCGTTGACCGTCGTGCCGTTCAGCGCGGAAACCCGGCTGTCTGGTGTCGATTATCAAGGGCGCGTCTACCGCAAGGGCGCCGTGGATTCGCTGCTGAGCTTTATCGGTCTGGCGAAAAGCGAGTTGCCGCCGGCGCTGGCCCGGGAAGTCGACAAGATTGCCCAAAGCGGTGGCACGCCATTGCTGGTGTGTGCCGACGGCAAGCTGTTGGGTGCCATTCATCTGAAGGACGTGGTCAAGCCCGGCATCCGCGAGCGTTTCGCCGAGCTGCGCAAGCTGGGGATCCGCACGGTGATGGTCACCGGCGACAACCCGCTGACCGCCGCCGCGATTGCCGCCGAGGCGGGTGTGGACGACGTGCTGGCCGAGGCCACGCCGGAGAAAAAACTGGCGCGCATCCGTCATGAGCAGAACGACGGTCGGCTGGTAGCGATGTGCGGCGATGGCGCCAACGACGCTCCGGCCCTGGCTCAGGCGGATGTCGGCATGGCGATGAACGACGGCACCCAGGCGGCGCGAGAGGCGGCCAACATGGTCGACCTCGACAGCGACCCGACCAAGTTGCTGGACGTGGTGCAGATCGGCAAGGAGTTGCTGGTGACCCGCGGGGCGTTGACGACGTTTTCCATCGCCAATGACATCGCCAAGTACTTCGCGATCCTACCGGCGCTGTTCGCCTCGATTTATCCACAGCTCGGGGTGTTGAACGTGATGCACCTGAGCAGCCCGCAGAGCGCGATCCTGTCGGCCATCGTCTTCAACGCTTTGATCATTGTGGTGCTGATTCCCCTGGCCCTGCGCGGCGTGCGGGTACAAGCGGCGAGCGCGGCGGCGCTGTTGCGGCGCAACCTGTTGATCTATGGCCTGGGCGGGATCGTGGTGCCGTTCGTGGGGATCAAGGCGATCGATATGTTGTTGACGGCGTTGGGGCTGGTTTAAGCCTGATGTGTGGTGAGCATATTTGTGGTGGCAGGCAGATTGTTGTGGCGAGGGAGCTTGCTCCCGCTGGGCTGCGAAGCAGCCCCAGAGCCAGCAATCCCAATGCATCGGACAAGGCCGCGTCCAGTCTTTTTGGGGCGGCTGCGCAGCCCAGCGGGAGCAAGCTCCCTCGCCATAATGTGTATGCCTGGAAATTAACTGTTTCTGATTCGAGGATTTTGAAATGTCCAGTCTGATTCGTCCGGCCTTGAGCCTATTACTGCTGATGACCCTGATCACCGGCGTCGCTTATCCACTGCTGGTCACCGGCGTGGCGCAAGTCGCCTTTCCCGCCCAGGCCAATGGCAGCCTGATCCTCGATGCCGCCGGCAAGGTCCGTGGCTCGACGTTGATCGCCCAGGATTTCACCGGCGATGCCTGGTTTCATCCACGGCCATCGGCCGGAGCCTTCGCCACGGTCGCCAGCGGCGCCAGCAATTACTCCCCGAGCAACCCGGCCCTGGCCACTCGGGTGATCGATGACGCCCACAAACTGCTGGTGCCCGGTCAGGGACCGGTGCCGCTGGCGTTGCTGACCACCTCTGGCAGCGGCTTGGACCCGCACTTGCCACCGGCCTCGATTGCCTATCAACTGGCGCGTGTGGCCGCGGCGCGCAACCTGCCGGTTTCGACGGTGCAGCAACTGCTCGATGCCCACATCGAGCAGCCCCTGGTGGGGCCGCCGGTGGTGAATGTGCTGGCGTTGAATCTGGCCCTGGAAAAACTGTAAGAACCTGTGGGAGCGAGCTTGCTCGCGATGAGGGTGTATCAGTCACCAGCAATGTTGGCTGACCTACCGCTATCGCGAGCAAGCTCGCTCCCACAGGTGTTTGATCAATATCTGAAAGAGATCCCCCAGTATGAGCGACTCCGGCCGCGCCGACGCACTGTTAGCCAATCTGCCCCGCAACGACCGTGGCCGGCTCAAGGTCTTCCTTGGTGCGGCGCCCGGTGTCGGCAAGACCTACGCCATGCTGCAAGCGGCCCACACTCAACTGCGCCAAGGCGTGAAAGTTGTCGCCGGTGTGGTGGAAACCCACGGTCGCGCCGAAACCGAAGCACTGCTGGGCGGCTTGGTGCAGCAGCCGTTGGTGCGCTCGGAATATCGCGGCGTGATGCTTGAGGAAATGGACCTCGACGGTTTGCTCGCGGCGCGGCCGGCCCTGGTGCTGGTGGACGAACTGGCCCACAGCAACGCCCCCGGCAGCCGCCATGCCAAACGCTGGCAAGATATCCAGGACCTGCTCGCCGCCGGCATCGATGTCTACACCACTGTCAACGTCCAGCATCTGGAAAGCCTCAACGATCAAGTGCGCGGCATCACCGGCGTGCAGGTTCGCGAGACGCTGCCGGATTGGGTCTTGCAGGAAGCCGATGAACTGCTGCTGATCGACCTGCCATCGCGCGAACTGCTCGAGCGCCTGCGTGACGGCAAAGTCTATGTGCCGGAACAGGCTCGCGCGGCGATCGATGCGTTTTTCACCCAGACCAACCTGACCGCGTTACGTGAACTGGCCATGCAGACCGCCGCCGCCCAGGTCGACAATGACCTGGCCCAGGGTTATCGACAACTGGGTCAGTCCGCTCCGGCCGTGCGTGGGCGATTACTGGTGGGTGTGGACGGTGATGTTCAGGCCGAGCGCCTGGTGCGGCACGCCAGCCGCGTCGCCCAGCGTCGGCATCTGCCGTGGAGCCTGGTGCACGTGGACAACGGTGGTGTGCGGGACGAGGCATCGCGCCAGTACCTGCAAAATGCCCAGCAACTGGCTGAACGCCTCGGTGGGGAAGTGGTGCTGTTGCGGGCTGGGGAAGTCGCCAAGACCTTGATCCAGCATGCCAGCGAACGGCGTGCCACGCTGGTGCTGGTGGGCCAGTCCCGACCGCGTTGGTGGCGGCGGCTGTTTGGCGGTGGCTTGGCTTCACGCTTGCTGCGCGGTGCCCGGGGATTGGAAATCAACGTGCTGGATAGCGATGAACAGCCCCGGCCCGCCCGCGAGCGCTCAAGCACCG
Coding sequences within:
- the kdpB gene encoding potassium-transporting ATPase subunit KdpB yields the protein MNMPMSKTVVAKAPEQPKTAISALWRPALVQAFVKLDPRQLHRAPVMLVVELTAILTTVLCFIPDNAVPTFVAAQIALWLWFTVLFANFAEALAEGRGKARADSLKAGSEGLSARRQTASGFEMIPATRLRKGDVVRVEAGEMIPGDGEVIEGIAAVNEAAITGESAPVIRESGGDRSAVTGNTRLVSDWLLVRITSNPGESTLDRMIALVEGAKRQKTPNEVALDILLIGLTLIFLLVVVTLQPFAHFANGNLPLVFLVALLVTLIPTTIGGLLSAIGIAGMDRLVRLNVIAKSGRAVEAAGDVHVLMLDKTGTITFGNRRCAAVYTAPGVSTKELAEGALFASLADDTAEGKSIVEYLRGLHAQPEPGLEALTVVPFSAETRLSGVDYQGRVYRKGAVDSLLSFIGLAKSELPPALAREVDKIAQSGGTPLLVCADGKLLGAIHLKDVVKPGIRERFAELRKLGIRTVMVTGDNPLTAAAIAAEAGVDDVLAEATPEKKLARIRHEQNDGRLVAMCGDGANDAPALAQADVGMAMNDGTQAAREAANMVDLDSDPTKLLDVVQIGKELLVTRGALTTFSIANDIAKYFAILPALFASIYPQLGVLNVMHLSSPQSAILSAIVFNALIIVVLIPLALRGVRVQAASAAALLRRNLLIYGLGGIVVPFVGIKAIDMLLTALGLV
- the kdpC gene encoding potassium-transporting ATPase subunit KdpC; translated protein: MSSLIRPALSLLLLMTLITGVAYPLLVTGVAQVAFPAQANGSLILDAAGKVRGSTLIAQDFTGDAWFHPRPSAGAFATVASGASNYSPSNPALATRVIDDAHKLLVPGQGPVPLALLTTSGSGLDPHLPPASIAYQLARVAAARNLPVSTVQQLLDAHIEQPLVGPPVVNVLALNLALEKL